The nucleotide sequence ATCGTTTTTCATCATCTGGGGTAAGCTATTTTACCAGATTCTCTTCTGGGTTTCTTCTACATTGGTgtaaagtttcattttttaagttTGTTTAGTTTCTGAAAATTTTGTGAAAGTTACAAGATTTGAAGTTTTTAGGTTGTGGGAACTATTTGGTTGGTTCTTTTctgattttgtttcttttgggtTTTTTCCGAAATTTAAGAATTATGTAGTTGTGTTTGtctttttaagttatttttctttcttagtaTGTGTGACCATCAACCttaatgattttgattttttccttttcagGGTTTTGAAGGAACTTGTTGAAGTTGAGATCTTTAGCTGTAATGCAGCTTTGACTTGCTGCTTTTGATTTTTTGGGTTGGGTTGGGTTGTTTTAGCATAAAATTGAGGTGTTTCCACTTTTTCAAACTTACATAATGGTTTTCTGGGAAGGATATGTGAGTGATGAAGTGATGGGGACTTTTGCTCCTATTGTGGTTTATTGGATATATGCTGGATTTTATCACTTGCTTCCTTCTTTAGATAATTACCGGCTGCATACTACGagagatgaagaaaagaagaatTTGGTACCCTTTAAAGCAGTTGTGAAAGGTGTTTTGCTTCAGCAGCTTGTTCAGGCAATTGTTGCACTCATCTTGGTAAGTCATTCTACACATGTTAATCTCTATTCTCCAGTAACTATAGTTGTTCACACTTCACATTTGTAGTGAATAGAGTTTATAGTTGAAAATCTTATTCTGTTTTGTAGTTAAGTTAAAAGCACTTTTAGTTATAAGCATTATGCGTTGCTTGATAACTTTTGTGCACgttatgaaattgtttttcTGTCTCTATTTAGAAAAAATGGTAGAAAGTAGAAACTAGACTTAGATGGTAGAGAGAAGACTTGGATTAtgtagtaaggagagtagatcagatggagggGAGTCAAATCACCAAAGGTAGGGAAAGACCtggaaaaactataagagaaactatttaGAAGAaggatctagagattaatgagttggagaaAAACATGGtttttgattcatgtagccaaccccacttagtgggataatgcttggttgttgttgtctCTATTTAGTCGGTTTTCCTGGATTCTTGGTGTTGCTTTATTATACACTTACACCCAAATTGAGAGCCAAGAGTAATAGATAAGAAGAGGCTTTGTGACTCTTCTAACTGTATGGCGCAGAGTGATTTATAATTCATCAAGGATTATGGTTTTAGTTGCTTTTTCATGTTTTGACGGACACAATATTTTGGGTGTACTCTGTTAAAGAGAAACGGATTTATTAACATACTGTTAAGAATTCAGTTATAGTCATTTCCCACACTGTAATAGTTTTATTCATCTGCCTCCCAACAATAAACTTTTTCGAAAATTCAGTATAACCCATCTTCCATTTGCATAACTCTTAGTTGGAATTCTATTTTATGCATCCATTCACTTGAAGTAATGTTCACTTTAGACTAAATTTTGAcctgaatttatttatataccACTGTTTTGtcaatgataaaaaagaatattattattaggaAGAAAGGAGATCAGTTACATCTGGAGCCGGGAGGCAAGATAGGAAACTCTTCTTAAATGGTAGAAGTATGCCAAAATGGCTTCAATTAAAACAAACCTGTCCAATCGCTTTGCATATTATAAATTCCCTTGAAACAACCATTTTAGTAGAGCTCCAAAGAGAAGTTGTTTTAGTACAATTGTCAAATATTAACAGGTGTAGAGGGATAAACATTTTTAACCATATACCGTACATAGTACCGCAACACTACCATAAAATATGGGAATTCAACTTGTTTTTGAACTTGATACTCAAATATTCAGTATTAAAGTAAACATGGTTTGTTGAGCTATAGTACTCTTCTTTTTATGTTTAGTTAATGCTGGATTCTGTGGTTATCCTCTTGACCAATAAGTTGTCTTTTTGCAAAACATGTCTTGTAAACAGGATATTGATCAAGGTTGATctattatttactaaaatttaaattttgaatggaCCCTCAATTTCCCTCTAGATATAATTCTGAAATCCTGAAATTTTGTTGCCTGTGTGTTAAGCCGTTGTCGATCTATATCCGTGTCAGTTTAGGtgatagcatttcattgttatTTAAAACGCGAAACTTTGTGTTTGGTCACAGAAGTTAGTTATATACCTGACCTTTTCCAATTAAGAGGCACAACCTAGTAAGTTGAAAACCTTTATACATAGGAGCAGTTATATTAACAGTCCTGGAAACTGTTTCTAGTACTGAATTGAACACTTTGATGTTTTCAAAAGCTGCAAGAAATTTACTGCTGTCATGTTATAAACCAAATAATTTCCTGTAGATGTATACTCTTGCTGTAGTCAAATGACTAACAATATGCTATTAGtagtagtttatttttttattattattattaaataaatactaATGGTGTGTGTCTGTGAGGGGAAAGGGAGGGAATTCAGTTGTTTATGTCTGGTTGGTTGGAAGACACCAGGCTCTCTAATTCCAAGAGGTTGGGTTATTGtatttcttcttgttcttgCAACCAACTCTGCAGAATGTTATTCTCAGAGTGTTGTTGATTTTAATATaagcttggttgttgttttcGTTGTTGTTGATAACATATCTAACATGTGCTTGGTACAATTCTGCAGTTGACGACGACATCAAATGCATCAGGGGTTACTGTGCAGCCTTCTATCACTAAGCAAATTATTCAGATCATTATTGCAATGTTTGTGATGGATACATGGCAGTACTTTGTGCATCGGTACATGCATCAGAACAAGTTTTTATACCGCCATATCCACTCCCAGCATCATAGACTGGTTGTTCCTTATGCAATAGGAGCCCTTTACAATCATCCTATTGAGGGTCTTCTACTCGACACTGTTGGTGGAGCCCTCTCGTTTCTTGTCTCAGGGATGACTGCGAGAACAGCCGTTATATTCTTCTGCTTTGCTGTTGTGAAAACTGTCGACGACCATTGTGGACTGTGGTTACCCGGCAATATCTTCCATCTATTTTTCCAGAATAACACTGCTTATCATGACATTCATCATCAACTACAAGGGCTGAAATACAATTATTCTCAGCCATTCTTCCCCATATGGGATAAAATTCTTGGGACATACATGCCTTTCAATCTTGTAAAGCGAGCCGAAGGGGGTTTTGAGGCAAGGCCTGCAAAGGATTAGTTAAATGTAGTTGTTATGGTACAATTTTTCCATGGAATCAGAGGCTTAACTGCGACATTTTTCGAGTTGATTGGAGCTTGTAGGGGTTTTATTGGTGGCTTGGCAATGTTTTCAGATCATCTGGTTACAGTAGGTTTTGCCAACCCACCTTGTGTAGCATATCACTGATTTGGTGTGGTTAAATGAGATTTTTCTTATTATGATGTACTTACAAGAACACTTTTTAAggtgtaagtttttttttgacaagtttttttttttaaggtgtaAGTTATCAAGTTTTTTAGCTGCCATATTTGTTATTTCCATTACAACTTTTATTTATAAGTTCGAGTGTGGATACTGGATTATAGGACCATCTGTTAGAAACTTTTATCCCTAATCTTAAACCATTGGAGTGGAATGAAAATGACTTAAATTACATTTgaatagttttatttatttgttgacCAGACCAGATATAATCAATCCCTACTCACAAGAATGAACTCCTAACCAAAAGAAGGCCTTTAACGAGTGTTTATCTAGGGTTATATAGATCATTTTCGGGTTAACAGCgtgtaatttttttctatttttcttcagaataccccctaataggccatttttagattttttttttctctaaaaattttgttttttgaatggTCTATTAGgggaatattttgattttatttacaagggggtaaataattttttttacagagtaTAAacccgaaaatgacctatattacaagggtaaaacactattaatccgtttatatattactccctccgttccaaattgtatgtgtcgttttataataccaatgtaatattaatattacttttaatattataaccttaactattttttaatctCTTCTTTTCCTAGTATCATTTGTAAAGTAAGATTTACAATCGTACAAAGGGAAATTGCTGCATCTTCTTGGTGATAGAAGTTTATACTTCACGTTAAAAAAGGATTTTATACCATTAAATATAGTTAGTGTCGAGTTAGTTTACAATTCATTTTTATCACTATATTTATTTACCAGGAAAGCAATGGAGTGAGGaaatttttggaagaaaaaaaaaagagataaatgaATTGCATGCAAACCATTAAATTGATTCCTGTCATTGTCGTTATAGTCCTTTATAAATTATTCTcgactctattaatatttttgacaaaGGAATAAATTTAGTCAAGCGTTGGCCGAAACCACCGTGAAGCGTCAAATGAAATAATCGTCGAGATTCTTTCTCGGCTTCCGGTGAGATCGATTCTGCAATATAAACGCGTTTGCAAATCATGGAAAACCCTTTTGACCTCAACAGCAGCGTATCCACGATTCTTCTGTTCCAATGGAGGCCGCCGtgaaatcatatcatatcaaaCCCAGTCAATTCATTGTTCATCAACTCCTATTTATACCACTCGTTTTGCTTTGTTTGTATCATAAGCTTCTATATAATATTAGATTGTGGAATCCCTTCTATTGAATTGAAATCCAAATTATCTCCAAAGATTGTATCACACATCATGGTTTTGGTTATGATCAAGTTAACGATAAGTATAAGGTGTTGTACATTGTGCTCAAACTCGGGGATAGGATAGGACAACTCTTTCGAATTTCCCGTGTGAACCTCAGGGATATATGTGAGTGGTACTTTGAATTGGATAATTGCTTAAGATGGCGTCAATTCTAATCAACTTGTGATTATTTCCGTTGATCTTGAGAAAGAGACTTACGGGGAAGTGTTCATGCTCACAATACTCACTTGAATGTTTTGAGTAATTGCCTTTCTGTGTGTTTCCATCCGGAAACTCGTTGGGTCGCAATGGTAATGCTTTGAAGGAATTCAATTAATGTTTGTTGTGATCttgtttttattctatttaaaaacTATGTTTATGTTGCGTTGTAAGAGACTTGTATGATATCAGTTGTGCTTTTGTTTTACATGCAGAGACTCGCAATTTGCATCTATACTTGCATGAGTAATTTGTTTGTCTATATAAGCTTCACAATCTATGTATGCTTAACAATCTATGTATATCTTTCTCATTACAATTACAAATTATCAACTTCAAATCAATTTGTTGGAAAAATTGAAGTCTTTATGTGTTGCTTCGTACCTGTAATCACAATGATAGCCGATGATgtgtttgattcatgtagccaaCCTCACTAGTGGGATAGGGCTTGGTTGTTGCTGCCTCTATTTCGTTGGTTTTCCCCGATTCTTGGTGTTGCTTTATTGTACACTTACACACAAATTGAGAGCTAAGAGTAATAGATAAGAAGAGGCTTTGTGACTCTTCTAACTGTATGGTGCAGAGTGATTTATAACTTCATCAAGGATTATGGGTTTAGTTGATTTCTCATGTTTTGACGGACACAATGTTTTGGGTGTACTCTGTTAAAGCTAAATGGATTTATTAACATACTGTTAAGAATTCGGTTATAGTCATTTCCCACACTATGTAATAGTTTGATTCATCTGCCTCCCAACAATAAACTTTTACTAAAATTCAGTATAACCCATCTTTCCATTTGCATAACTCTAAGTTGGAACTCTATTTTATGCATCCATTCGCTTGAAGTCATGTTCACTTTAGACTAAATTTTGAcctgaatttatttatataccACTGTTTTGtcaatgataaaaaagaatattattattattaggaaGAAAAGAGATGAGTTACATCTGGAGTTGGGAGGCAAGATAGGAAACTCTTCTTAAATGGTAGAAGCATATGCCAAAATGGCTTCAATTAAAACAAACTTGTCCAATCGCTTTGCATATTAGTATAAATTCCCTTGAAACAACCATTTTAGTAGAGCTCCAAAGAGAAGTCGTTTTAGTACAATTGTCAAATATTACAGGTGTAGAGGGATAAACATTTTTAACCATATACCATAGTACCGCAACACTACCATAAAATATGGGAATTCAACTTGTTTTTGAACTTGATACTCAGATATTCAGTATTAAAGTAAACATGGTTTGTTGAGCTGTAGTACTCTTCTTTTTATGTTTAGTTAATGCTGGATTCTGTGGTTATCCTTGAACTTTGTTGGAAATGAAACATTTTATACTTGAAACTAACCAGTGTGACATGATCTCTTGACCTATAAGTTGTCTTTTTACAAAACATGACATGTAAACAGGATATTGATCCAGTCCAGTGAACAAGGTCGatctattatttattaaaatttaaattttaaatggaCCCTGAATTTCCCTCTAGATATAATTCAGAAGTCCTGAACTTTTGTCGCCGGTGTGTTAAGCAGTTGTTGATATATATCCGTGTCAGTTGAGGTGATAACATTTCATTGTTATTTAAAACGTGAAACTTTTGGTGTTTGGTCACAGAAGTTAGTTATATACCCGACCTTTTCCAATTAAGAGGCACAACCTAATGAATTGAAAATCTTTATACATAGGAGCAGTTATATTAATAGTCCTGGTTACTGCTTCTAGTACTGAATTGAACACTTTGATGTTTTCAAAAGCTGCAAGAAATTTACTGCAGTTATGTTATAAACCAAATAATTTCCTGCAGATATATTCTCTTGCTGTAGTCGAATGACTAACAATATGCTGTTAGTAGTAGacagtttatttaattattattattatgattactattattatgaaataaatacTAATAGCGCGTGTCTGTGAGGGGAAAGGGAGGGAATTCAGTTGTTTATGTCTGGTTGGTTGGGAGAGACTAGGCTCTCTAATTTCAAGAGGTTGGGTTATTGTATTTCTTGTTCTTGTAACCTACTCTGCTGTCTGCAGAATGTTATTCTCAGTGTGTTGTTGATTATAATAtaagcttggttgttgttgataaCATATCTAACATGTGCTTGGTACAATTCTGCAGTTGACGACAACATCAAATGCATCAGGGGTTACAGTAGAGCCTTCTATCACTAAGCAAATTATTCAGATCATTATTGCAATGTTTGTGATGGATACATGGCAGTACTTTGTGCATTGGTACATGCATCAGAACAAGTTTTTATACTGCCATATCCACTCCCAGCATCATAGACTGGTTGTTCCTTATGCAATAGGAGCCCTTTACAATCACCCTATTGAGAGTCTTCTACTTGACACTGTTGGTGGAGCCATCTCGTTTCTTGTCTCAGGGATGACTGCGAGAACTGCCGTTATATTCTTCTGCTTTGATGTTGTGAAAACTGTTGACGACCACTGTGGACTGTGGTTACCCGGCAATatcttccatttatttttcCAGAATAACACTGCGTATACATTCATCATCAACTACAAGGGCTGAAATACAATTATTCTCAGCCATTCTTCCCCATATGGGATAAAATTCTTGGGACATACATGCCTTTTAATCTTATAAAGCGAGCCGAAGGGGTTTTTGAGGCAAGGCCTGCAAAGGACTAGTTAAATGTAATTGTTATGGCAACTTTTTTCCATGGAACCAGAGGCTTAACTGCAGACATTTTTCGAGTTGATTGGAGTTTGTAGGGGTTTTATTGGTGGCTTGGCAATGTTTTGAGATCATCATCTTTGTTACAGTAGGTTTCGCCAACCCACCTTGTGTTGCATAACAATGATGTGGTGGTTAAATGAGTGAGATTTTCATTATTACAATGTACttacaaaacattttttaaggtgtaagtttttttttgataagTTTTTTTAAGGTGTAAGTTTCAAGTTTTTAGCTGCCGTATTTGTTCTTCCTATTACAACTTTAAGTTCGAGCGTGGATTATTTTACAGTACCATGTATTAGAAACTTTAGCCTAATCTAAAACAATTTGAGTGGATTGAAAATGACTTCAATCAATTACATTCgaatagttttatttatttacttttggagAATTTGGTTATgtattatatcatatttatgttaacaaatttttaattgaattctAAGTACAAAGTATAATactaatttaattcaaaatacgaagtataatataataatattagtgATAAATAATAGGCCAAGGctccgtttggattggcttattttgagcttatttgggcttatctactcctataagcctttttaaaggtgtttgggtaaataaataaaaatagcttatcatagtttcataagctgcttatgccatattttaataagcctaaatttttagtttaccctccggcttaagaaggagcttatgaatttacgtaacctccttcgattgtctctggatccactttttcaaaacatatattttaattataatgttagttatctttagcggtgcatgagtaacaaaattgttatatacttatcttactaaattAACACAcgtaacaaatatttttttttaagaaagatttttattatttttttggttgcgtaacaaaatgaaactgaatattaatatttttcttaatggatatttttttgttacgtaactatatacttatctaatgttaattttatcttatataaatattgatatttttttaaggacgaatattgattatactatatatatatataattataattaatatattataatattgttttttacatcttgatttttatcaaaaaaatcttgataattgtgattcgattttttgattttttttaaattaaaaatatttaaaatttcaataattgtttatgtaatgtcacatccaaacacttcaatttatgtaagtactttttagtgtacatatccaaacataaatagcttatcaagtataagagcttatgatgtaagctctaatgttataagccctaatgctataagcatctatataagttgtttatccaaatgaGGACCAAATACATCTTGGGTTTTTAAATTAGTCCTTTGCGTAGCAAAAATGAACACCTTAATCcttgaattttctttttaactgaTGGATCCCTTTTTATCATCCAATTTTGATATAGAATGTTTACATGATCATTTGACATTGaggtaaattttttaaaaaaagtgttcaTGACAACAAACATGATCAATgatcattttcatatatttttcttcttattgttTCTTAATTCAATCATAAATTTTATAGATACACATATAAATTAGGTAATTGATCGTTCTTGTTTCAAACTAAGATTGAATAATACACGTATAAACCATAGTTTTCAGAGCGGTGGATTTAGCCCTGCAAACTTGCATATATTTTATGACTTTAAGATTAGATGTACCCTTTTACCAACATAAATGaccaatttaaaactaaaaataaaaaataaaaaagagtgatCTGATACAAATGGTAACTAAGTTGGTCTAATTTGTTATGGTTTGTTGTTGAACCATAATTAATTAGCCTCATGGAAGAGGGTAATTAGGAAAAGTTAACTTTTCATAATTTCGTCGTAGTAACAATCGTTGATGGAAGAAAGACTTTGAATCGATGAAGATCGAATCGTTGGTGAAGAAATGAACATTGTGTTCTTGTAAGCTTTGATTGACTCTtatgagtttatttttttgggtctcCGATTCTTTTGCATCTAACGTGTTCTTCCTTGtatccattttcttttttgttttaactaaAGAAATAAACACATGtgccttttcctttttttttggtagatagacgaaatgacaaagccattataaactcacacacatccggcctaacaatttcggcatttttttttttaataaatacagacttgcctttttttaatttgtttaatttataattaCACACGTGACATCCTAATAAGTGCAACATATGCATTGACtcgattaaaattgatttagggaccaaaagtgcaaaATGGGCTAGACTTAGGGGTTGGGTTgttattgattttgttatttCTGCTACTTAGGGGCTAAAACTGTAATTAAATCAAAAGTTAATTACTCATAAGTTATAACTTAACCTAATAGGAGAAACTGAAGGCCGCTTGTTGGAATGCACTGGTCTGGTCTTTCGACATGCCGCATCTTCACCACTCTCTAAACTCCCAGCGGCTGCCGGTTTTGCCGGAAGAACTCATCGTCGAGATCCTTTTGAGGCTTCCGGTGAAATCCCTTGTCCAATACAAGTGTGTTTGCAAATCATGGAAAACCCTAATCTCTGATTCCCAATTCGCAAACAATCACCACCTTCTAACCTCAAAAGCGTATCCACGATTGTTCCTTAACGATGGAGTCCACGAAATCGTATCATACCCGGTGAATTCATTGTTAGAAAACCCATCAACTCCTGTTATACCACTCGTTAGCTTCAGCTTCAGAATGGACTTGCATAGTATTCTAGGTTCATGCAATGGTTTGCTTTGTTTGTATCATATTCATACGCGTCAATGCAAATTATTGAATCCTTCCATCCAATTGAAATCCCAAGTATCTCCAACCATTGTATTAGATTTTGAGATTATCATACATCATGGTTTTGGTTATGATCAAGTTAACCACAAGTATAAGCTACTGTTAGTTGTGCGAGATGTGGTGTATTGGGATCTTGAACCTATGACTAGAATTTATACCTTTGGTGAAAATTCTTGGAAATCTCTTCCAAATTTCCCGTGTCTTCCTCATAGGGGTTTAGGGGTATATGTGAGTGGCACTTTGAATTGGATAGTTGCTAAAGATGGTGTCAATTCTAATCAATGTGTGATTATTTCCATTGAtcttgagaaagaaaattaCGGGGAAGTGTTGCTACCTCAACATGATGATGCTCACAATGTACGCTATTCTGGATTGAATGTGTTGAGTAACTGCCTTTCTGTGTGTTTTGATCATTCTAAGGAAAGTCATTGGATTGTATGGATGATGAAAGAGTATGGAGTTGCTAAGTCATGGACTAAATTGTTTATCATCCCTCACGACAAGTTCAAGTTTAGGCATCTTTTTGTTGACCCTTTGTTCATTTCAGGAAATGGTGTTGTTTTGCTGAGAATCATCAATTTCTTACTTTCCAAACTTGTTCTGTATAACTTATCTGATGGTAGGATGGATTATCTTCGGATTTTGGGCAAGAATGATCGGGATATACATATTTACCATGCTCAGGATATACATAGCGACAATGGTCGGGATATACATATTCACCATGTTCGGGATATATATATTCACCATGAGAGTCTAGTATCACAGCAGTGGTAAATCATatcttatattgtttttttcacTAACATTGATGGTTGAATTGAAGTCGATGAATTCAATTAATGTTTGTTGtgatcttatttttattttattttatttagaaagtATATTTATGATATTCGCTGTGCTTTTATTTTACGTAGAAAAAGTGGACTCACAATTTGCATCTATACTTGCAAGAATACTTTGTTTGTCTACATAGGCTTTACAATCTATGCATGCTTAACGATCTaagaattgctcttctcccatcagTTTTTGCTCATTCCTGTTCTACGTGAGTTATCTCACGCTGAAAAATACACCTGCCCGGGACGGATGAAATGTTGATCTTTTGAATGCTTTGTCACTTGTTAATGATATCagaaaataattataagaaATGAGGAATGAGCAATGGGAAGAACTTATATCTAAAGTTATTAAAATTTGCAATAAGCATGATATTTATATGTCTGATATGGATGCACCGTATGCGCAAAGGAAGtaacttttcattgaaaaacaccaagttaaaaagttatatatttaatataaaatacacaagttATAAGACAAACTTaccatttaaaattttttaatgtgcaaatttgcacatgatagaaaaaactcttcttatttttaatataatttgcattattgtttcttcaaaattttagtCCCACATATACTAAATGTCTGGATCCGCCCCTGACACATGTGTGACTTAATTCACGCTCGGCTATTTGAATAGAATGAGCAAAAGCatatgggagaagagcaattgtCTAACGATCTAGCCCACATGTCTTTCTCATTACAATTACATATTATCAACATCACGATCAATTTGTTCGGAAAATTAAGTCTTTCGTGTTGTTTCGCACCTGTAATCACATTGACAATGAATGATGTGTTTGACTTAAGTATCACATAACTCTTTCCTTTTCAACAAGGTTGATAATATTTAGTGGTTAAAGGATATCTAGATAAAGAATGATATTTGGGGCCTTGCCCTAGATAAGTTTTCACCAGTATCAATTTTAATATTAGCTATGTGAGCTCCCAAACAATGCTCAATAGTAGATTTGCTTTGACCTTGTAGCCGAAGAATACATTGGATCTGTGGTGTTactttttgctttgtttttgcCTTTGATACTGGTTTTACTAGCTGCCTCTGTCCACCGTCATTGTGTACTTTGTTGCCTTCCCCTCTTCCTTCTTTGACCCAGGATCATGTCGTCCCCCGCCTTCTCCTTTCTCTTCTTCGTTTGACGACCACCTTCTCCTTCTTTGTCCAACGCGTTCTCCTTCGCCTCCTTCCATAGTTACTACATACGTCATCGGTGTCCACTCCTTCTCCTTCATCACTTGTTCTTTATTTtgtagttttgatttttcatgatttggcAAGTTTTTTGCTTGATTTGTCTttgttcaatattttatttttggtcttgATTTTGCTATTTCTTCACTGTTTAGTTTGAACAAATCAAGCCACCGActtattgtttttcttactATATTGTTGTTTCTACAGGTAATTTAAAGTTGAGACAAATGACAAATCAAAGTAGTATAGGAAATGCTCCTTTACAATTAACTTATCTACGCAAGGAGAAGGACATGATCAAACTACAACACCACTCCTGAAGGATTTAAAAGCAAGCCACACGAGGATAGTTCATAGCCACCACTACGTTCCTTGCTAAGCtgctaaaaaaattactttatattCTTAGTGAAGATATCATGTTTGATAGTTGATTTGGTTTGTACTTCAAGTGATTATCAAAGTGGTAGAGGCAGTCGAGGGAAATGTTATAAAGtgaagtttttttgttttaataatttttttaagttgaaCTGATccccaaaaacttgtctaaaacCGATCTGATAACCCGAACTAACCAATGTTCATCTTGGACGATAGTGTAATTCCTGTGAGAACTTTGTATTCCAATTTAGTTATGTATATCATATATGATGCAAATAATGGTATGTTTGATTATCCTAGAATTTCAG is from Medicago truncatula cultivar Jemalong A17 chromosome 1, MtrunA17r5.0-ANR, whole genome shotgun sequence and encodes:
- the LOC25485019 gene encoding very-long-chain aldehyde decarbonylase GL1-9, with protein sequence MVFWEGYVSDEVMGTFAPIVVYWIYAGFYHLLPSLDNYRLHTTRDEEKKNLVPFKAVVKGVLLQQLVQAIVALILLTTTSNASGVTVQPSITKQIIQIIIAMFVMDTWQYFVHRYMHQNKFLYRHIHSQHHRLVVPYAIGALYNHPIEGLLLDTVGGALSFLVSGMTARTAVIFFCFAVVKTVDDHCGLWLPGNIFHLFFQNNTAYHDIHHQLQGLKYNYSQPFFPIWDKILGTYMPFNLVKRAEGGFEARPAKD
- the LOC25485021 gene encoding F-box/kelch-repeat protein At3g23880; this encodes MPHLHHSLNSQRLPVLPEELIVEILLRLPVKSLVQYKCVCKSWKTLISDSQFANNHHLLTSKAYPRLFLNDGVHEIVSYPVNSLLENPSTPVIPLVSFSFRMDLHSILGSCNGLLCLYHIHTRQCKLLNPSIQLKSQVSPTIVLDFEIIIHHGFGYDQVNHKYKLLLVVRDVVYWDLEPMTRIYTFGENSWKSLPNFPCLPHRGLGVYVSGTLNWIVAKDGVNSNQCVIISIDLEKENYGEVLLPQHDDAHNVRYSGLNVLSNCLSVCFDHSKESHWIVWMMKEYGVAKSWTKLFIIPHDKFKFRHLFVDPLFISGNGVVLLRIINFLLSKLVLYNLSDGRMDYLRILGKNDRDIHIYHAQDIHSDNGRDIHIHHVRDIYIHHESLVSQQW